Proteins encoded together in one Impatiens glandulifera chromosome 1, dImpGla2.1, whole genome shotgun sequence window:
- the LOC124919415 gene encoding tubulin gamma-2 chain has product MPREIITLQVGQCGNQIGMEFWKQLCLEHGISKDGILEDFATQGGDRKDVFFYQADDQHYVPRALLIDLEPRVINGIQNGDYKNLYNHENIFLSDHGGGAGNNWASGYDQGKGVEEDIMDMIDREADGSDSLEGFVLCHSIAGGTGSGMGSYLLETLNDRYSKKLIQTYSVFPNQMETSDVVVQPYNSLLTLKRLTLNADCVVVLDNTALNRIAVERLHLSNPTFAQTNSLVSTVMSASTTTLRYPGYMNNDLVGLLASLVPTPRCHFLMTGYTPLTVERQANMIRKTTVLDVMRRLLQTKNIMVSSYARTKEASQAKYISILNIIQGEVDPTQVHESLQRIRERKLVNFIEWGPASIQVALSRKSPYVQTSHRVSGLMLASHTSIRHLFSKCLSQYEKLRKRQAFIDSYRNFPMFEDNDLSEFDESRDVLMSLVDEYKACESPDYIKWGVEDPGHTLTGEGSDSGTINPN; this is encoded by the exons ATGCCGCGAGAGATAATCACTTTGCAAGTTGGACAATGCGGGAACCAGATCGGAATGGAATTCTGGAAGCAGCTATGCCTCGAACACGGCATCAGCAAAGACGGTATTCTTGAAGATTTCGCCACCCAG GGGGGTGACAGGAAAGATGTTTTCTTCTACCAAGCAGATGATCAGCACTACGTACCACGAGCTTTATTGATTGATTTGGAGCCTAGGGTCATTAATGGGATTCAGAATGGTGATTATAAGAATCTCTACAATCATgagaatatttttctttcagATCATGGAGGAGGTGCTGGGAACAACTGGGCCAGTGGCTATGACCAG GGAAAAGGTGTTGAGGAGGATATCATGGACATGATTGACAGAGAAGCTGATGGAAGTGATAGTCTTGAGGGCTTTGTTTTATGCCATTCAATTGCTGGAGGGACTGGTTCTG GTATGGGTTCTTACTTGTTGGAGACTCTGAATGATCGATACAGCAAAAAGCTTATACAAACATACAGTGTATTCCCTAATCAGATGGAGACTAGTGATGTGGTGGTCCAGCCTTACAACTCACTACTAACGCTTAAACGTCTCACTTTAAATGCTGACTGTGTTGTTGTCCTTGACAACACTGCACTCAACAGAATTGCTGTGGAGCGCCTTCATCTTTCAAATCCTACATTTGCTCAAACCAATTCATTGGTTTCAACTGTAATGTCTGCTAGCACAACCACCCTGCGCTATCCTGGTTACATGAATAACGACTTGGTTGGCCTTCTTGCCTCCTTAGTTCCCACACCAAGATGTCATTTTCTAATGACAGGTTATACGCCACTTACAGTGGAGAGACAG GCTAATATGATTCGTAAAACTACTGTCTTGGATGTTATGAGGAGACTTCTCCAG ACAAAGAACATAATGGTATCTTCGTATGCTCGAACAAAAGAGGCAAGCCAGGCAAAATACATatcaattttgaatattattcaAGGGGAAGTAGATCCTACTCAG GTCCATGAAAGTTTACAGAGAATACGTGAAAGAAAACTTGTCAATTTTATTGAATGGGGCCCAGCAAGTATTCAG GTCGCACTGTCCAGGAAATCTCCTTATGTTCAAACATCTCATAGG GTGAGTGGTCTGATGTTGGCAAGTCATACTAGCATTCGGCACCTCTTCAGCAAGTGCCTGAGTCAATATGAGAAGTTGAGGAAAAGGCAAGCCTTTATTGACAGTTATAGGAACTTCCCAATGTTTGAG GACAATGATCTGTCCGAGTTTGATGAATCAAGAGACGTACTAATGAGCCTGGTTGACGAGTATAAAGCATGCGAATCTCCGGATTATATAAAATGGGGAGTGGAA GATCCAGGACATACACTTACTGGAGAAGGCAGTGATAGTGGAACAATTAATCCAAACTAG
- the LOC124921358 gene encoding uncharacterized protein LOC124921358 — MEITLLKPDQSNNNKDLLIKTSKLSISKARRSIEKSFVKLSSKIPRHIISIEEKYLRHCLELIYVTASLNNPSWEPISSKIPSFPAMTPMIRGHEDGEWIVGSITQSKSILNILKSSFNHKDETTHIRFDSGRIQTTKSRVSDSIMGMVQLTWKAGSPHCVFLLDSHKEVYTAKRSSDSVYVFHQSDTIVGRMRVSQTDSEIKETEFVLFGVDDDDLINVSKTQILKKKNNSGLLQRKINQVFKTNRSSIESNRDSCVWPRQEDDYFLPNLQLIAVVIKEQIHTHQKEEETKGWGLKFLRRIKKIKEENLDIDIVVPAGIHGGPRNKESGPSGLLERWRSAGRCDCEGWDMGCSFKVFKTRPTDTTSCSSQPRSCSSFDLFIEGSSESAAAIRITNVDDRLYTTRFESGISALQTFATAVAVIHCRSPQLKTQQDQDF, encoded by the exons ATGGAAATCACTCTTCTGAAACCCGATCAGAGCAACAACAACAAGGATTTATTAATCAAAACCAGTAAATTGTCAATCTCCAAAGCAAGAAGAAGCATCGAGAAATCATTTGTTAAACTGAGTAGCAAAATTCCCCGACATATCATCAGCATAGAAGAAAAATACCTTCGACATTGCTTAGAACTGATATATGTAACCGCCTCTTTGAACAATCCATCTTGGGAGCCGATTTCTTCAAAGATACCATCTTTTCCAGCCATGACACCAATGATTCGCGGCCATGAAGATGGGGAATGGATTGTTGGTTCGATTACTCAGAGTAAGAGCATATTGAATATACTCAAAAGCTCTTTTAATCATAAAGATGAAACGACACACATAAGATTTGATTCGGGGAGGATTCAAACCACAAAATCCAGAGTTTCTGATTCAATAATGGGAATGGTTCAGCTTACATGGAAGGCAGGTTCTCCACATTGTGTTTTCTTATTAGATAGTCACAAAGAAGTTTATACGGCTAAAAGGAGTTCGGATTCAGTTTATGTTTTTCACCAGTCAGATACTATTGTGGGTAGGATGAGAGTATCCCAAACAGATTCGGAGATTAAGGAaacagagtttgttctgttcgGTGTTGACGATGATGATCTCATCAACGTGTCTAAAACCCAGATCCTTAAGAAGAAAAACAACAGTGGGTTGTTGCAAAGGAAAATCAATCAAGTTTTCAAGACGAATCGTTCATCAATAGAGTCAAACCGAGATTCATGTGTATGGCCTAGACAGGAGGATGATTATTTTTTACCCAATCTCCAACTTATTGCAGTTGTTATTAAAGAACAAATCCATACCCATCAAAAGGAAGAGGAAACAAAGGGTTGGGGATTAAAGTTTCTGAGAAGAATTAAGAAGATTAAGGAAGAAAATCTCGACATTGATATTGTGGTTCCTGCTGGAATTCATGGAGGTCCAAGAAACAAAGAAAGCGGTCCTTCGGGTCTCCTAGAAAGATGGAGATCGGCGGGGAGATGCGATTGTGAAGGTTGGGATATGGGTTGTTcatttaaagtatttaaaacTCGGCCAACTGATACCACTTCTTGTTCTTCCCAACCTCGTTCATGTTCATCGTTTGATTTGTTCATAGag GGCTCAAGTGAATCCGCGGCGGCGATCAGAATAACTAACGTCGACGATAGATTGTATACAACCCGTTTTGAATCGGGTATTTCAGCTTTGCAGACGTTTGCAACTGCAGTTGCGGTTATTCATTGTAGGAGTCCTCAATTGAAAACGCAGCAAGATCAAGATTTTTAG
- the LOC124920710 gene encoding pre-mRNA-processing factor 19 homolog 1-like: MNCSISGEVPEEPVVSKKSGLLYEKRLIERHISDYGKCPITGEPMSKEDIVPVKTGKIVKPRPLQAASIPGMLGMFQIEWDSLMLSNFALEQQLHTARQELSHALYQHDAACRVIARLKKERDEARELLSQEERRMPMSESAAATVNAPALTNGKRAPGDEDMGPAGKKIRAGISSAIIGELTDCNSALSQQRKKRQIPSTLATVDSIERYTQLFSHPLHKTSKPGILALDILDSKDIIATAGIDSNAVIFDRPSGTILSTLSGHSKKVTSVKFVAQADVVVTGSADKTVRVWQESEGGSYECRHVLKDHTAEVQAVTIHATNKFFVTASLDNTWCFYDLSSGICLTQVESPGSGGYTSASFHPDGLILGTGTSDSSVKIWDVKSQTVAATFDGHSGAINAISFSENGYFLATAALDGVKLWDLRKLRNFRTFAPYEDNTPTQSVNFDNSGSYLAVAGADVRVYQVANVKSEWNCIKTFPDLSGTGKATSVKFGPDGKYLAVGSMDRNLRIFGLPGGEDDGPSEN; this comes from the exons ATGAATTGTTCAA TTTCCGGTGAAGTTCCGGAGGAGCCGGTTGTTTCTAAGAAATCTGGGTTGCTTTATGAGAAACGACTGATTGAAAGACACATTTCT GATTATGGAAAATGTCCTATTACTGGTGAGCCTATGTCTAAGGAGGACATAGTTCCAGTTAAAACTGGCAAG ATTGTGAAGCCAAGACCATTGCAAGCTGCTAGTATACCTGGAATGCTTGGAATGTTTCAGATA GAATGGGATAGCTTAATGCTCTCCAATTTTGCATTGGAACAACAGCTTCATACAGCTAGGCAAGAACTAAGTCATGCTTTATACCAG CATGATGCTGCTTGCAGAGTTATTGCAAGacttaagaaagaaagagaCGAAGCAAGGGAGTTATTGTCACAGGAAGAAAGGAGAATGCCAATGTCAGAATCAGCTGCAGCTACTGTTAATGCTCCTGCTTTAACCAATGGGAAACGAG CCCCAGGAGATGAGGATATGGGCCCTGCTGGAAAGAAAATACGAGCTGGAATTTCATCTGCTATTATAGGAGAGCTTACTGATTGTAATTCAGCACTTTCTCAGCAGCGCAAAAAGCGACAG ATTCCTTCTACATTGGCTACTGTTGATTCTATAGAGAGATACACACAGCTCTTTAGTCATCCACTCCACAAGACCAGCAAACCTGGCATTCTAGCTCTTGATATTCTTGACTCAAAG GATATTATTGCAACAGCAGGCATAGATTCAAATGCAGTAATCTTTGATCGTCCATCTGGGACGATCTTGTCAACACTTAGCGGTCACTCGAAGAAG GTTACAAGTGTTAAATTTGTGGCTCAAGCTGATGTAGTTGTCACTGGTTCAGCAGATAAG ACTGTTCGTGTGTGGCAAGAATCTGAAGGTGGAAGCTATGAATGTAGGCATGTCTTGAAGGATCATACTGCAGAG GTTCAAGCAGTCACTATTCATGCCACAAATAAATTCTTTGTGACAGCCTCTCTTGATAATACATGGTGTTTCTATGATCTTTCTTCCGGTATATGCCTTACACAG GTTGAAAGTCCTGGATCTGGAGGTTACACATCTGCATCTTTTCATCCCGATGGTCTTATTCTGGGAACTGGTACCTCAGATTCAAGTGTCAAGATTTGGGATGTAAAATCTCAG ACAGTTGCTGCCACTTTTGATGGACATTCTGGAGCCATTAACGCTATATCGTTCTCTGAGAATGGTTACTTCTTAGCG ACAGCTGCCCTGGATGGAGTGAAACTATGGGATTTGCGGAAATTAAGGAACTTTCGAACATTTGCACCCTATGAGGACAACACACCAACACAGTCAG TGAATTTTGACAATAGTGGAAGCTATCTTGCAGTTGCTGGAGCAGACGTtag ggtTTATCAAGTTGCCAATGTGAAATCAGAGTGGAATTGCATCAAAACATTCCCTGATTTGTCTGGGACAg GTAAAGCAACTTCGGTTAAGTTTGGGCCTGATGGAAAATACCTAGCAGTTGGATCAATGGACCGGAATCTTCGCATTTTTGGCTTGCCAGGGGGAGAAGATGACGGCCCATCAGAGAACTAA